One Halalkalicoccus sp. NIPERK01 genomic region harbors:
- a CDS encoding MBL fold metallo-hydrolase, with protein sequence MNGSDPRTAVASVSPEELKGRIDDEDVFLLDVRSEGDFGEWRIEGETVDVVNYPYFQLLDGIPEDLLDELPKDRRITVLCAKGGSSEMIAGHLEEEGYDVDHLERGMNGWARIYEYAELDVEENATIAQYQRPSSGCLAYLVVSDGEAAVIDPLRAFTEEYVQDARTLGADIAYALDTHVHADHVSGVRTLAAETNVTPVLPEPAAARGVEYDLPYETVADGDALAVGDVEIEVIHAPGHTTGMTAYKVGDVLFTGDGLFTESVARPDLEDPEKARDAARTLYESLTERILTLPDETVVAPAHFSDAAIPQENGTYTAELGDLKERMDALSMDEESFVDFIVSGMPPRPANYEAIIAANLGHETPDDEEAFALELGPNNCAASEEALTN encoded by the coding sequence ATGAACGGAAGTGACCCGAGAACCGCGGTCGCATCGGTCTCCCCCGAGGAGCTGAAAGGGCGCATCGACGACGAGGACGTGTTCCTGCTCGACGTGCGCTCGGAGGGGGACTTCGGCGAGTGGCGCATCGAGGGCGAGACCGTCGACGTCGTCAACTACCCCTACTTCCAGTTGCTGGACGGGATCCCCGAGGACCTCCTCGACGAACTCCCCAAGGACCGGAGAATCACCGTCCTCTGTGCGAAAGGTGGCTCCAGCGAGATGATCGCCGGGCACCTCGAAGAGGAGGGCTACGACGTCGACCACCTCGAACGCGGGATGAACGGCTGGGCGCGCATCTACGAGTACGCCGAACTCGACGTCGAGGAGAACGCGACGATCGCCCAGTACCAGCGCCCATCGAGCGGCTGTCTCGCCTATCTCGTCGTCTCCGACGGCGAGGCGGCCGTGATCGACCCGCTGCGGGCGTTCACCGAGGAGTACGTCCAAGACGCCCGTACGCTCGGGGCCGACATCGCGTACGCGCTCGATACGCACGTCCACGCGGATCACGTCTCCGGGGTTCGCACCCTCGCCGCGGAAACGAACGTAACCCCCGTACTGCCCGAACCCGCCGCGGCACGCGGCGTCGAGTACGACCTCCCCTACGAGACCGTCGCGGACGGCGACGCCCTCGCGGTCGGCGACGTCGAAATCGAGGTCATCCACGCGCCCGGCCACACCACTGGTATGACCGCCTACAAGGTAGGGGACGTACTGTTCACCGGCGACGGGCTGTTCACCGAGAGCGTCGCCCGCCCGGACCTCGAGGACCCGGAGAAGGCGAGGGACGCCGCGCGCACCCTCTACGAGAGCCTCACCGAGAGGATCCTGACGCTGCCCGACGAGACGGTCGTCGCGCCCGCGCACTTCAGCGATGCGGCGATACCACAGGAAAACGGCACCTACACGGCCGAACTCGGCGATCTCAAGGAACGTATGGACGCGCTCTCGATGGATGAGGAGTCGTTCGTCGACTTTATCGTCTCGGGGATGCCGCCCCGACCGGCGAACTACGAGGCGATCATCGCGGCCAACCTCGGGCACGAAACGCCCGACGACGAGGAGGCGTTCGCGCTCGAACTCGGCCCGAACAACTGTGCGGCCAGCGAGGAGGCGCTGACGAACTGA
- a CDS encoding DUF2270 domain-containing protein has protein sequence MTPPSTKEIDPSDPDHRDVGAGLLGEEMGPGSAMAHLYRGEIHRMKFWRERLDRTTNWAVIVISAILTWSFSRAETPHYVILLGMATLSVFLVIEARRYRGYDIWRSRVRTLQENVFAYGLDPSAGVVDPDWRENLSRDYRTPTLKITAEEAIAHRLRRVYLPLITVLLAAWLVRITAFAPGSWTSSAAIGRIPGEAVVVVVALFYLAATVTAVRPRTWYAKGELRSLDLRD, from the coding sequence ATGACACCACCATCGACGAAGGAGATCGATCCGAGCGATCCGGACCACAGGGACGTGGGAGCGGGGCTATTGGGGGAGGAGATGGGGCCCGGTTCCGCGATGGCCCACCTCTATCGCGGCGAAATCCACCGCATGAAGTTCTGGCGCGAACGCCTCGACCGGACCACCAACTGGGCGGTCATCGTGATCTCCGCGATCCTGACGTGGTCGTTCTCGAGAGCCGAGACGCCACACTACGTCATCCTGCTCGGGATGGCGACGCTCTCGGTCTTCCTGGTGATCGAGGCGCGCCGGTATCGGGGATACGACATCTGGCGAAGCAGGGTCCGGACGCTCCAGGAGAACGTCTTCGCCTACGGGCTCGACCCCTCCGCGGGGGTCGTCGACCCGGACTGGCGCGAGAACCTGAGCCGGGATTACCGAACGCCGACGCTGAAGATCACCGCCGAGGAGGCCATCGCACACCGGTTGCGGCGGGTGTACCTCCCACTGATCACGGTGCTGCTCGCCGCGTGGCTCGTGCGCATCACGGCCTTCGCCCCCGGATCGTGGACCTCGAGCGCCGCGATCGGTCGGATCCCCGGCGAAGCGGTCGTCGTCGTCGTCGCCCTATTCTACCTCGCGGCCACCGTCACCGCCGTACGCCCCCGGACGTGGTACGCGAAGGGCGAACTCCGCTCACTGGACCTCCGCGACTGA
- a CDS encoding FAD-dependent oxidoreductase, whose translation MSTFVVVGGDAAGMSAASKAKRDDPDLDVVVFERGEWVSYGACGLPYYVKGEIQSLEDLVSVTPEEFREERDIDLRTGHEVVSIDPDGRRVTAEGANGEVTRSYDHLLIATGAEATVPPIAGTDLEGVYTLGSMTDGRDLREFVSRSRSAGTFEQPDRGPACRFLETCTAPVGIVGGGYVGIEMAEALAANDFEVHLFQRGDRLLKSFSEATSEAVADHLRRQDVALYLDSEVEAIAGEDRAEGVVTSDEEVPVGMVLVGTGVRPRTRLVEDTDIELGPTGAIATDAYRETTVPDVYAAGDCAETEHVVTGEPAYVPLALTANRHGRAVGQTVAGDPAEGGPIAGTAAVKAFDVEAARTGLVGDEAARAAGFEPVTETIEARSRAGYYPEGGTVTVTLTADRPSGRLLGASLVSEYGEGAVHRSHAVVAALSEGATVADLENYDLAYAPPFNTTWDPVLTAAKVLGGKL comes from the coding sequence ATGTCGACCTTCGTCGTCGTCGGCGGCGATGCCGCCGGGATGAGCGCCGCGAGCAAGGCCAAACGGGACGATCCCGACCTCGACGTCGTCGTCTTCGAGAGGGGCGAGTGGGTCTCCTACGGGGCCTGCGGTCTGCCCTACTACGTCAAGGGCGAGATCCAGTCGCTCGAGGACCTCGTCTCCGTAACCCCGGAGGAGTTCCGCGAGGAGCGCGACATCGACCTCCGGACGGGCCACGAGGTCGTCTCGATCGACCCCGACGGGCGGCGCGTGACCGCCGAAGGCGCGAACGGGGAGGTGACGCGGAGCTACGACCACCTGCTGATCGCGACCGGTGCGGAGGCGACGGTCCCGCCCATCGCGGGAACCGATCTGGAGGGGGTCTACACCCTCGGGTCGATGACCGACGGACGGGACCTCCGGGAGTTCGTGAGTCGATCCCGTTCGGCGGGGACGTTCGAACAGCCCGATCGCGGGCCGGCGTGCCGGTTTCTCGAGACGTGTACGGCGCCGGTCGGCATCGTCGGCGGCGGCTACGTCGGCATCGAGATGGCCGAAGCGCTCGCCGCGAACGACTTCGAGGTCCACCTCTTCCAGCGCGGCGACCGACTGCTGAAGTCGTTCAGCGAGGCGACCAGCGAGGCGGTCGCCGACCACCTCCGCCGGCAGGACGTCGCCCTGTACCTCGACAGCGAGGTCGAGGCGATCGCGGGGGAGGATCGAGCCGAGGGCGTCGTCACGTCCGACGAGGAGGTGCCCGTCGGGATGGTGCTGGTCGGGACCGGCGTCCGCCCGCGGACCCGGCTGGTCGAGGACACCGACATCGAACTCGGGCCGACCGGCGCGATCGCCACGGACGCCTACCGGGAGACGACCGTCCCCGACGTCTACGCGGCGGGTGACTGCGCCGAAACGGAGCACGTCGTCACCGGCGAACCGGCCTACGTCCCGCTCGCGCTCACGGCCAACCGCCACGGGCGGGCGGTCGGCCAGACGGTCGCGGGCGACCCGGCCGAGGGCGGGCCGATCGCGGGGACCGCCGCGGTCAAGGCGTTCGACGTGGAGGCCGCCCGGACGGGGCTGGTCGGGGACGAGGCGGCGCGGGCCGCCGGGTTCGAACCGGTCACGGAGACGATCGAGGCCCGCTCGCGGGCGGGCTACTACCCCGAGGGCGGGACCGTGACCGTCACGCTGACGGCGGATCGACCGTCGGGACGGCTGTTGGGGGCGAGCCTCGTGAGCGAGTACGGCGAGGGGGCGGTCCACCGGAGCCATGCGGTCGTCGCCGCGCTCTCCGAGGGAGCGACCGTCGCGGATCTCGAGAACTACGACCTCGCGTACGCGCCGCCGTTCAACACGACGTGGGACCCGGTGTTGACCGCCGCGAAGGTCCTGGGTGGGAAGCTCTGA
- a CDS encoding sulfurtransferase TusA family protein: MIEHEATETLDVTGQNCPMPVVKTKQRIDDLDPGEVLEVLATDPGSMSDVAGWADTTDGVELLGQEEGEDVFTHYVRKTE, from the coding sequence ATGATCGAACACGAAGCCACCGAGACGCTCGACGTGACGGGACAGAACTGCCCGATGCCGGTCGTCAAGACCAAACAGCGGATCGACGATCTCGACCCCGGCGAGGTCCTCGAGGTCCTCGCGACGGACCCCGGGAGCATGAGCGACGTCGCGGGCTGGGCGGACACGACCGACGGCGTCGAACTGCTCGGACAGGAGGAGGGCGAGGACGTCTTCACGCACTACGTGCGCAAAACGGAGTGA
- a CDS encoding YeeE/YedE family protein, producing the protein MNAFVSLLALGDLFPRGVLPYLIGGLLVGLGAAVIYLATGIIAGASTFLESTLSYVSSVERFNRFKYVDSRGWRLVFTAGIVSGAAVYVLVSGSGIWTTDVQWWRLLGGGFLVGVGTRLGKGCTSGHGVCGVGSLSNTSFVSVATFLAVAIGTAQLVQAVGVVP; encoded by the coding sequence ATGAACGCGTTCGTCTCGCTGCTCGCGCTCGGCGACCTCTTCCCGCGAGGGGTCCTCCCGTACCTCATTGGCGGCCTGCTCGTCGGGCTCGGAGCCGCCGTCATCTACCTGGCGACGGGGATCATCGCCGGCGCGAGCACGTTCCTCGAATCGACGCTGTCGTACGTCTCCTCGGTCGAGCGGTTCAACCGCTTCAAGTACGTCGACTCGCGGGGCTGGCGGCTCGTCTTTACGGCGGGTATCGTCAGCGGCGCGGCCGTCTACGTGCTGGTCTCGGGAAGCGGAATCTGGACGACGGACGTCCAGTGGTGGCGACTGCTCGGCGGCGGGTTCCTGGTCGGCGTCGGCACCCGTCTCGGGAAGGGCTGTACGTCGGGCCACGGGGTCTGTGGCGTCGGCTCGCTGTCGAACACGTCGTTCGTGAGCGTCGCGACGTTCCTCGCCGTCGCCATCGGCACCGCCCAACTGGTGCAGGCCGTGGGGGTAGTGCCATGA
- a CDS encoding heavy metal translocating P-type ATPase, producing MTSSPRDSPTSDEPRSRSHDRGGDGEGGSVPPSTDRGTVRFTVPEMDCPSCAGKVENSVRKLDGIADVDPQATTGVLTVSYERDRTTPADIADRIEKAGYRVETTGERATFAVPGMDCPSCAGKIENALDGVSGVSAVETRPTTGEVSVTYDATATGADVVAAIESAGYEVTGTNTGGGDAGGNDARTDIWTSPRALKTWASGVFVAIGLLFEFLLAGQNVPVASVVGRELLVADVAFLVAVAVGGQEIVRNGYYSGRNLNLDIDFLMSVAILGALVASVVFGEALYFEAATLAFLFSVAELLERHSMDRARDSLRELMDLSPDEATVRRDGEEVTVPVDEVGVGDVVVVKPGEKVPTDGEVVEGESAVNQAPITGESVPVDKTVGDEVYAGTINEAGYLEVAVTSNAGEDTLSRIVEMVEDAQSNRTEREQFVERFSAYYTPVVVAFAVLVTVGSPAVLGTTWSTAVVYGLTLLVLACPCAFVISTPVSVVSGITSAARNGVLIKGGNHLEAMGEVDVVAFDKTGTITRGELTVTDVVPLNGNSEEEVLRCARGLERRSEHPIGEAIVAHAEREQVTERDVSEFESITGKGVRADLDGTPHFAGKPGLFEDLGFDLSHVHATTDGGVVTRTARQLCERNNCLDLLEDTVPRLQAEGKTVVLVGTDEELEGVIGVADEIRPEAAATVARLADLGVTRTVMLTGDNERTARAIAERVGVDEYRAELLPEEKVGAIEDLVATHGGVAMVGDGINDAPALATATVGVAMGAAGTDTALETADVALMADDLTKLPYLYELANDANGVIRQNVYASLGVKAALAIGVPFGYVPIWLAVLAGDAGMTTAVTANAMRLSRITPGKTPAAAD from the coding sequence ATGACTTCGTCTCCGCGGGACTCGCCGACCTCCGACGAGCCCCGCTCTCGATCTCACGACCGCGGCGGAGACGGCGAAGGGGGATCCGTCCCGCCGTCGACGGACCGGGGGACGGTTCGGTTCACCGTCCCCGAGATGGACTGTCCCTCGTGTGCGGGAAAGGTCGAGAACAGCGTCCGGAAACTCGACGGCATCGCCGACGTCGATCCGCAGGCGACGACCGGGGTGCTGACCGTCTCCTACGAGCGCGACCGGACGACGCCCGCCGACATCGCCGACCGCATCGAAAAGGCGGGCTACCGCGTCGAGACGACCGGCGAGCGGGCGACGTTCGCGGTCCCCGGGATGGACTGTCCCTCGTGTGCGGGCAAGATCGAGAACGCGCTCGACGGCGTTTCCGGCGTCTCGGCGGTCGAGACGCGGCCGACGACCGGCGAGGTGAGCGTCACGTACGACGCGACCGCCACCGGGGCGGACGTCGTCGCCGCCATCGAGAGCGCGGGCTACGAGGTCACGGGAACCAACACTGGAGGTGGCGACGCGGGAGGAAACGACGCCCGGACGGACATCTGGACGAGTCCCCGTGCGCTCAAGACGTGGGCCAGCGGCGTCTTCGTCGCGATCGGCCTCCTCTTCGAGTTCCTCCTGGCCGGCCAGAACGTCCCGGTCGCGAGCGTCGTGGGCCGCGAACTGCTCGTCGCCGACGTCGCCTTCCTCGTCGCCGTCGCCGTCGGCGGACAGGAGATCGTCCGCAACGGCTACTACTCGGGGCGGAACCTGAACCTCGACATCGACTTCCTGATGTCGGTGGCCATCCTCGGCGCGCTGGTCGCGAGCGTGGTCTTCGGGGAGGCGCTGTACTTCGAGGCCGCCACGCTCGCCTTCCTCTTCAGCGTCGCCGAACTCCTCGAACGCCATTCGATGGACCGCGCGCGCGACTCGCTGCGCGAACTGATGGACCTCTCGCCGGACGAGGCCACGGTCAGGCGCGACGGCGAGGAGGTCACGGTCCCGGTCGACGAGGTCGGGGTCGGCGACGTCGTGGTCGTGAAACCGGGCGAGAAGGTCCCGACCGACGGCGAGGTCGTCGAGGGCGAGAGCGCCGTGAATCAGGCCCCCATCACCGGCGAGAGCGTCCCCGTCGACAAGACCGTCGGCGACGAGGTGTACGCCGGAACGATCAACGAGGCGGGCTACCTCGAAGTGGCGGTCACCTCGAACGCGGGCGAGGACACCCTCTCGCGGATCGTCGAGATGGTCGAGGACGCCCAGTCGAACCGGACCGAGCGCGAGCAGTTCGTCGAGCGGTTCTCGGCGTACTACACCCCGGTCGTCGTCGCGTTCGCCGTCCTCGTCACGGTCGGAAGCCCCGCCGTCCTCGGGACGACCTGGTCGACGGCCGTCGTCTACGGGCTGACCCTGCTGGTGCTGGCCTGCCCGTGTGCGTTCGTCATCTCGACGCCCGTCTCCGTGGTGTCGGGGATCACCAGCGCCGCGAGAAACGGCGTCCTCATCAAGGGCGGGAACCACCTCGAAGCGATGGGCGAGGTCGACGTCGTCGCCTTCGACAAGACGGGGACGATCACGAGGGGCGAACTCACCGTCACCGACGTCGTCCCGTTGAACGGCAACTCCGAGGAGGAGGTCCTCCGGTGTGCGCGGGGGCTCGAACGCCGCAGCGAACACCCCATCGGCGAGGCCATCGTCGCCCACGCGGAGCGAGAGCAGGTCACCGAGCGCGACGTCAGCGAGTTCGAGAGCATCACCGGCAAGGGCGTCCGTGCCGACCTCGACGGAACGCCCCACTTCGCGGGCAAACCCGGCCTGTTCGAGGACCTCGGGTTCGACCTCTCGCACGTCCACGCGACGACCGACGGCGGCGTCGTCACGCGGACCGCACGCCAGCTCTGCGAGCGCAACAACTGTCTCGACCTCCTCGAGGACACGGTTCCCCGGCTTCAGGCCGAGGGCAAGACGGTCGTCCTCGTCGGGACCGACGAGGAACTCGAGGGCGTCATCGGCGTCGCCGACGAGATCCGCCCGGAGGCCGCGGCGACCGTCGCCCGACTCGCGGACCTCGGCGTGACGCGGACCGTCATGCTCACCGGCGACAACGAGCGGACCGCCCGCGCGATCGCCGAACGGGTCGGCGTCGACGAGTACCGGGCCGAACTGCTCCCCGAGGAGAAGGTCGGGGCGATCGAGGACCTCGTCGCGACCCACGGGGGCGTGGCGATGGTCGGCGACGGCATCAACGACGCGCCCGCGCTGGCGACGGCGACCGTCGGCGTCGCGATGGGCGCGGCGGGGACGGACACAGCCCTCGAGACGGCGGACGTCGCGCTGATGGCCGATGACCTCACGAAACTCCCCTACCTCTACGAACTCGCGAACGACGCCAACGGCGTCATCCGACAGAACGTCTACGCGAGCCTCGGCGTCAAGGCCGCGCTCGCGATCGGGGTCCCCTTCGGCTACGTGCCGATCTGGCTGGCCGTCCTCGCCGGCGACGCCGGGATGACGACGGCCGTGACGGCCAACGCGATGCGCCTGTCCCGGATCACGCCCGGAAAGACCCCCGCGGCGGCCGACTGA
- a CDS encoding DsrE/DsrF/DrsH-like family protein — protein MSTETSPPTDEEPTRSALEARVAELERRLADVESEDDDTPKMSIIATKGTLDMAYPPLILASTAAAFGYEVTVFHTFWGLDVLHEERSKDLKLSSVGNPNMPVPNAIGALPGMDRVTTRMMEKRIADNDTATIEELVETSLDMGVEFQACQMTIDLMGYDESDFYDGVTVGVGAATAIQDMAESDIQLLI, from the coding sequence ATGAGCACCGAGACATCACCGCCGACGGACGAGGAGCCGACCCGGTCGGCCCTCGAAGCACGGGTCGCGGAGCTGGAAAGGCGACTCGCCGACGTGGAGTCCGAAGACGACGATACCCCGAAGATGTCGATCATCGCCACGAAGGGGACACTGGACATGGCGTACCCCCCGTTGATCCTCGCGAGCACCGCCGCCGCGTTCGGCTACGAGGTGACCGTGTTCCACACGTTCTGGGGGCTCGACGTCCTCCACGAGGAGCGCTCGAAGGACCTCAAACTGAGTTCGGTCGGCAACCCCAACATGCCGGTGCCCAACGCGATCGGCGCGCTGCCCGGCATGGACCGTGTGACCACGCGGATGATGGAAAAGCGGATCGCGGACAACGACACCGCGACCATCGAGGAACTCGTCGAGACGTCCCTCGACATGGGCGTCGAGTTCCAGGCCTGTCAGATGACGATCGATCTGATGGGCTACGACGAGTCGGACTTCTACGACGGCGTCACCGTCGGCGTCGGCGCCGCGACGGCCATCCAAGACATGGCCGAGTCGGACATCCAACTGCTGATTTGA